The sequence GCCGGCCACGCTTCCTGCCGTTCCCCTCCTCCGGCTGGTCACGTACATGCACGGATGATCTCGGGGCCGAGCCGACCGCGGACGCTCTCGTGGCCGGCCCGACCTGGGACGGGACCGCTCGGCTGGTACTGGGGTGGGGTGTCACGGCGCGGAGTGCCTTCTCTTGGAGTGTCGGATTCGTCACCGTCCAGGACCAGCCACGGTGACGGACCGGCCGACTGGCCAGGCCACACCCAGCAGCTCAGGGAAGCGGCCGAGACGGTCGGCCCGCTGGCGCCCTCGACGCTATGGCGAAGCGCGGCTCCCGCCACAGAACAGCACGCGCCATGACGCCCTCACACCAGGACATCGAGCACCCGCCCGTTGCCGGGTGCCGCCCGGATGCCCCGATGTCCTTGTCCGAGCGTGTTGTGGCCACACCTGTGGCCATGACGAGACGGCAAGCGACCGCTGAACAAGGGCGAGGCGCCGAAGCCCGATGCCTCGTTCCACACCACGGAAGGCAGCAGCATGCCGCAGGGACGCGGACGACAATCGGCACGGGAGCGGCAGAGCATCGCCGGGCGGATGATGGTGTCCTCCGATGTGGGCCCCAGTCCGTCCGGGAGGCGCACGATGAAGGGCAGACCGTCAGGCAGGAAGCCGCTCCTGGTGACCGTGCTGGTCTTCCCCGGCGTACGGCTGCTTGACGTCACCGGCCCGATCGAGGTGTTCACGACAGCCAACGAATTCGGCGGCCGCTACCGCGTACGCACGGTCTCCCCTGACGGCGCCGACGTGGTCACCGCAGCCGGCACCGGACTGCGCGTCGACCTCGCTGCCGCGCAGGTACAGGCGGCCAGCGATGTGGTCATCATCCCCGGCGGCCCGGAGTGGCCCTCCCTCATCAAGGACGACGCCCTGCTGGAAGCCATCAGGGCGCTCGACGCACATGGTTGCCGCACCGCGTCCATCTGCACCGGAGCCTTCCTCATCGCCGCGGCCGGACTGCTCGACGGACGCAAGGCGACAACGCACTGGCGCTTCGCCGACCAGCTCGCCCTGCGCTACCCGAAGGTGAGCGTGGAAGCGGACGCACTGTTCGTACGCGACGGCCACATCATGACCTCCGCAGGCGTCACCTCGGGCATCGATCTCTCGCTCGCCCTGGTCGAGGAGCACCTCGGCGCCGACGTCGCCCGCGCCGTGGCCAAGGACATGGTCGTGTTCATGCAGCGGCCGGGCGGCCAGTCCCAGTTCAGTGTCCGCACCCACACCCCGCGCGTGAGACAGGAGATGCTGCGCCGGGTCCTGGACGCGGTCGCCGAGGACCCGTCCGCCCCGCACACCCTTGCCGCCATGGCGCGCCGGGCGGGTGTGAGCACCCGCCACATGACGCGCCTGTTCCACGACGAGATGAGCACGACCCCGGCCCGCTATGTCGAGCAGGTCCGCATGGAGGCCGCCCAGGCGATGCTGGAAGACAGCGACGACCCCACGGCCACGGTGGCCCGGCGCACCGGCTTCGGGTCACCGGAGTCGCTGCGCCGCGCCTTCACGCGCAACTTGGGCATCACGCCGGGGGCCTACCGAGCACGCTTCCGCACCACGCACACCGCCGGCCACGGCAAACCTGCCTGATGCCCTGGAGGTGTCCGGCGCGCATGGGCAATCGCCGAGATCCGGCACGTCGGCCGTGCCGGACGAGGCCAGTCAGGCCTCCTCGACGGTCCGATCCAAGCACCGGCTCTGCGAGCGCGGCCCGCCACGCGGCGTGCCGAGAGGAGCGGCGAAGTACCGCGTCTCGTGGACAACCTGCTGGTCGGCGAGTTCCATGACGCTCACCGAGTACGAAGGCGCACCGTCGTAGGTGATGCCGCGATCGCTCACCCGTACACGCGCCTGGCCAGTGATGCGCAGGACGGTGAAGTGCCGGTCGGCCGGATGCCCGCCGCGTTGCGCCGCGATCGTCGCCCGGCCCCGGAAACGCTCACCCTGGGGCTCGAAAGTCCGTATCCGAGCACCCCACGGCAGCTTCTACGGCCATGGAGCAACGCAAGGAGAGCGCTGGGACGGAGGGGTCGCCGGATCCGGCGTCCCGGAATCTCGACAGGAGGCAGCGGCTTGACAGAGAACCTGACGGTCCCGGGCACGGGCGGGGCCGATCACGAGCAATTGCGGGCGTTCGATGAGCCGGGGGCTGCGTCGGCAGGGCGGTCCGTCTTGCGCGAGCACTTCTTCGACCGGCCCGCCCTCGAGGTGGCTCCCGAACTCCTGGGTGCTCTCGTGGTCTCGCGCTCGCAGCGCGGCGTGACGGCGGTGCGTATCACCGAGGTGGAGGCGTACGAGGGGCCGGACGATCCTGCCTCGCACGCGTTCCGGGGCCCGAACCGGACCAATCGAGCGGAGTTCGGGGCCCCGGGGACCTTCTATGTGTACCGGACGCACGCGGTGCATCGGTGCCTGAACGCCGTCTGCGGACCCGGGCGGCGTCCCGCTTCGGTGCTGCTCCGCGCCGGCACCGTCGTGGAGGGACCAGACGTCGCGCAAGAACGCCGGGGGCCTGGGGTACGGGCGCGCGACCTGGCGCGCGGCCCGGCCAACCTCGCGCGAGCGTTGGGCATCGCCGATCTCCGCTATGACGGACAGTCAGCATGCGACGGAGCGGCGGAGTTGTTCCTCGCGGAACCCGCCGGGGGCGTCTCGTCCGCTCGGGTCGGTCGAGGGCCGCGGACGGGGGTAGGCGGTCCTGCTGCTTCGTACCCCTGGCGCTTCTGGATGCTGGGCGAGTCGAGCGTCAGCGCCTATCGGGCACACCCGGGGTCCCGCCAACGGAGGCGGGCGGAGGGCTGACCCTCCCCCGGCCTGGGACACCACGAGTGCCGGCGCTGCACCTGATGCGCCTGTTCGGCATCTCCTCCCACACCGCAATGCGGTACATCACCGCGGCCCACCCTGAACGCACCGCGAAGCTGCCCCGGTAGCGAAGCAGCCGAGTGAGGCGAAGCCGTCACCACGACCCCGGACGAACTCCCATTCAGCATCGGACAGTTCATGGCGACGTATCACCCGACTATGATCCACCACTCAAGATCATTTGACGACAGACCAGTAGGACTCCGTTAGGGTCTGTCCGGCGGATCTTGCCGGGCTCTCCCTGAGCACAGCCGGTGCTGTGGCACTTGATGGTGCTTCCGATCAATTGAGTCGACACCCGTTCCGAGCTGCGGGAAACTCCCCGCGATGACTCAACGAACCGACACGCCTCCCACGTGGGACGAGCGTACGCAGCTGGCCACCTTCCTGGACTACGCCCGTGATACCGCGCGAGCCAAGTGTGAGGGCGTGTCCGCCGAAGATGCTCGCAAGGCCCCACTCCCGAGTTCTCCGCTGATGACGTTGTGCGGGCTGATCAGTCATCTGCGGTGGGTCGAGTACTACTGGTTCCAAGTGATGTTCCTGGGCGAGGAGCTTGCGGGGCCGCTCACCGAGGCGACCGACGATGATCCCGATCCTGAGATGCGGACAGCAGTCGACATCCCGTTGCCCCAGCTTCTCGCCGAGTACGAGGAGCAGAGTGCCCGCTACCGTCGCCTGGTGTCCGACCACGAGCTGAACTCAACGGCCAAGCGTCCCATCAGCGACGGCCGCCACGTCGATCTCCGCTGGGTGATCCTCCACCTCATTGAGGAGACGTCCCGCCACAACGGCCACCTCGACGTCGTGCGTGAGCTCGTCGACGGGTGGACCGGCGCCTGAGATCTCGTGCGAGTCACGAGCGGAGCCAGAGCCGGATCGAGGCGAGGGTGACGGTGCCGTGGAACACATAGGCGCGTTTGTCGAACCTGGTGGCCACGGCGCGGGAGTTCTTGAGTGCCAAGATGGTCCGTTCGACTTCGTTCCTGCGCTTGTAGATCGTCTTGTCGAAGCCGGCGGGCCGTCCGCCCTTGCTGCCGCGGCGTTTGCGGTTGGCTCGCTGGTTCTTCGGCTCGGGGATGGTGTGCTTGATCTGCCGTCTGCGCAGGTAACGGCGGTTGCGGCGGGAGGAATACGCCTTGTCACCGCCGAGGTGGTCCGGGCGGGTGCGGGGGCGTCCGCCGCCGAGGCGGCCGACACGGATGCGTTCCATGACGGGGATGAACTGCGGGGCATCGCCCCACTGGCCTGGAGTGATCAGCAGGGCCAGGGGACGGAGCCCGCCTTCCCCAGCCAGATGGATCTTGGAGGTGAGGCCGCCCCGGGAGCGTCCGAGCCCCTCGTCGGGACGGTGTTGCCGGGGCGCGCGCCTTTTCCCGATCTGCGGGGGCCTCTTGCGTGCTCCGGCCGCGTGCTGGTGGGCTCGGCAGGTGGTGGAGTCCACCGACACCATCGACCAGTCGATGCTGCCCTGGGCATCCGCGTCGGCCAGGACGGCCGCGAAGAGCCTGTCCCACGTGCCGTCCGCTGACCAACGTCTGTGTGAAGTAGGCCGCCGGCGAGGTGCTCGTGGTTCGAGTCCTTTTCCGACGGCCCCTTCCCGAACGGTGCGGGCTAGTTTCCCAGCACACCGCTCTCCAGTGATTCTCTTCGAGTTGACGAGGGAGCCCGTCCTGCGTGAATTTCGTGGTGACACGCTTGACAGACCACCAGGGTATTTCGCCTGCGTGACGCCATGATCAGCGCCCACACTGGGCGGGCGGGCCGACCCGGCTTGTTCAGGTCTGCGAGCTTGCGGATGTGGTGAACCTCCACCCTCTCCGCTGACCCGCACATCTCGCACGTGTCGGCCAGGAGCCTTTTGACGAGTTCGTTCCTTCCGAAATACGTCATAGGCAGCGGCTCCTTGTCGGTGACTTCCGCCATGCGCTGCCGCTTCAAAGGGATACCTCCGAAACGGGCCACCAGTGGCTTCTTGTCGGCGCCTCGTGAGACCCTCACCTCGAAGCATGTTCGCGGACCGTCCGGAGTGGCGACGACCGCTTTAAATTTCCGAGCCATCCGCGTTGCGGAGGTTCGGTGCTTGGATGCGAGTGTCTTGAGCATGGATGACTCCATCACCCAGCGAAGACGCGATAGGCGTGAGACATCCTGCGCCAGCAAGTAGTACTGAACGAGACCCCGGTACTCTGCTTGATATGCAGCAACGATTGAGAAATCGCTGTCGTGGAGTAGCACCCCACGCTGGTAAGGTTTCCCGTTTCGCATGTAGGGCGCGCACCGCTGTCGGACTAACTCCTGCGGCACGAACAGCCCAATGATGCCGTTGGCTGAACGGCGAGGACCTGTGAGTTTCGTGTCGCATCGCTGTGCTTTGACCTCGTAGCCGAGGAAGCGCGCCGCCTGGCTGGAGGCGTGCGTGATGAGAGTCTTTGGTTCAGAGAGGCTCAGCTTGAGGTCAGCGTAGAGGAACTCTTTGATCCGCGACTTTATCTCTTCGGCTTCGTTCTTTGGCCCAGCGAATCCGAGTAGCCAGTCGTCGGCGTACCTGACGTATCGCAGCCGACGGAATCCCGGGTCGTGCGGGTCTAAGCTCGGTAGCGAGCGTCGCTTGAGACGCAGTTCTCGCGCTGCTTCCTTGTCGCCGCGTGCCACCGCCCGCCACATTCGGGCATCCAGCCGGTGATATTCAGGATGATGCCGCCTCTGCCTTCCTCGGTTGTAGTCCGGCAGTAGTTCCTGTTCAACGAACCGGTCCAGCCGGTCGAGGTAGATGTTGGACAGGACAGGCGAGACGACCCCGCCCTGCGGCGCGCCGCTGAGCGTGGCGTTCCACTGCCAGTCCTCCAGATACCCCGCACGAAGCATGCAGCGAATGAGCTGCACGAATCGGCCATCGTGGATCTTCTCCCTGAGGATCGTGAGCATGACCTCGTGATCCAAACTGCCGAAGCAATCAGAGATATCGCCCTCGATGAACCACCGTGTTCCAGTCCAGTTTTTCACTACCTCCTGCAATGCCGTGTGGCAGCCACGACGGGAGCGAAAGCCATGGGATCGGTCGGAAAACTGGACGTCGTAGTACGCCTCCAGCAAGAGGCGGACTACTTCGGCAACCAGCTTGTCCGACCACGTCGGCAAACCAAGCGGGCGCTTCTTCTTCGAGTCTCCCTTCTTTTCGATATAGACCCGCTTGACTGGCGTCCACCGGTAGGACTCCGAACGGAGTCTCTCGATGATCGCGTCGATCTTCAGTATCGACATTCCGTCGACTGTCTCTCCTGTGACTCCAGGTGTCATCGCACCGTTGTTCCGGTAGATGCGCCCGTATGCCAAAAGATAGAGATCCCTGTTGAACAGTTGCCTGTAGATCCTCTCCAGCGGCAAGCCTCGCTTGCCGCGTTCTCGAATGACGTCCAGTACTGTTCCAGCACTCTGCATTACGCATACCTCCCTTTCCTGGACGTCGTCATCACCTGTGTCCCTTCGCCCTGCGGTCCGGTTTTCCCGGCCTCCCCGGCAGGTCGTCACTCCTGCGACTAATATGGACACTCCGTCACCATAGGACTCTCGTCCCGTAGGTGATCCCGCGGTACGTCTTTGTTGTACGTATCTAGCGCAACTTAGGTCGCCCACTCATTTCCTTAGCCGCCCTCATTGGGAGGCGTCTCCTATCCCGGAGGTGCCCGGCCAAACGACACATAGCCAGGCAGGGTAAGAGCATCGGTTTCAGGTGCTGTTCCGATGGGTTTCTACTTGTGCCCCTGGAAATTAGGCTTTAAGCAATCCAGCTTTGACCATATTGCGCGGGTCTTGCGGCACTCCGTCGTCATGCACCTTCAGATCGGCTGCCGCTTTCCTGACATGCTACGGTCCCCTTTGGCTTTCACCGCCAGGTAAGTCAGGTGACCCAAGAACCCCCTCCGAGTTCATCTCGGATACTCCGGGGATACAACAAAGCGCCTCACGGCGCACGCCGCTCATACACGGTCTTCCACTTCCCGAACCGCGCAGGCAGATCCCGCCACGGCATCCCGGTCCGGTTCCGGTACAGGATCCCGTTGATGATCCTGCGGTGACTGGCCCAACGACCACCGCGCTGCCCAGCCTTGGGCAGATGCGGCTTCAGCCGGGCCCACTCCTCGTTCGTGAGATCTCCCCGCCCCATGGCCATGCCAACGGACCGAAGCGCGAGAAGTCACATCATCCGCCGGACAGGCCCTAGGTCTGTCTCGATCTTGGTGTCGTATATGTCCTGCTGGGCAGGGGCTGGTGACAGGTGGTGCAGATGCCGGTCCAGCACCTCAAGATGTCCTGGAGAGCGTCGAGGATCTGGTAGAGGGTGAGTCCGGTCCGGGGACTTTGGGGGCCAGTCGCTGTTCGGTGAGGAAGGCATGGGCGGCGGTCACGAGGGTGACGTGGTGGTGCCAGCCCGGCCAGGACCGGCCTTCGAAGTGGTCCAGGCCCAGGCCGTGCTTGAACTCGCGGTAGTCGTGCTCAATGCGCCAGCGGACCTTGGCCAGACGGACCAGGTCGCGGATCGCCGTGTCGGCCGGCAGGTTGGACAGCCAGTAGTCGGTGGGAGCCTCGGCTTCTTCGGGCCACTCAACCAGAAGCCAGCAGTCCGGCGGGACCCCGTCCCACCAGCCCTGCTCGGCGGAGGCAGCGGCACGGATCGGACGCTCGACGGCCTTGCCCGCAGGGCGGATACGCACGGCGGCGAAGCGGGACCGTAACTCTCCTCGCGAGCCGTTGCGCCAGGTGACGGTGGTGAACGCCTCCTGCGCGAGACCGGCGGCCAGGGCCGCCACCGACGGGGCGGGATGGCGATAGCAAGGCTGTGGCCAGCATCCGATGGGCCCGTTGCGGGTCGGGGCAACGGGCTGTTCCTGGAAGGGGTGGGCGGTCACGTCCGCGCGGACGGCCAGCACGTAGTCGATGCCGCGGTCTGCCAGGCCGGCCCGCAGGTGTGCGTTGGTGCCGTAGGCCGCGTCGGCCACGACGACCGGCGGCCTCATGCCCCAGCCGGCCAGCGTGTCGAGCATGTCCAGAGCCAGCCGCCACTTCTCGCGGTGCGTGACCTCGGGCGGGACACGGGTGACGGCCCTGCGGTCGGTGTCGAACGCCCACTCCTTCGGCAGGAACAGCCGCCATTGCAGCGGGCAGGACGCGATGTCGGTGGCAGCGTGGACGCTGACCGCGACCTGGCAGTTGGCACGCTTGCCCAAGGCCCCGCAGTACTGCGGGGCCACCGCGACCGACATCCGGCCGTCCTTGGGTACCGACACGTCGTCGATCACCCAGGCCGTCGGGGTGATGAGCGGCAGCATCCGTTCGCAGATCCGCCGCTGCACCGGCACCGGATCCCAGGTGGACTGGTTCACGAACTGCTGCAGGTTCTGTTCGTCGCCGTCCGGCAGCCGCGAGGCCATGGCCTGGATCGACTTGCGGCGGCCGTCCAGCATCAGTCCCCGCAGGTAGCAGTCGCCCTTGGCTCGCTGGTCCTTGCGCGGCACCGAGGCGAACACATCAGCGACGTATAACGCCAACAGTGCCCGGACACGGTTCACTTCGTGTGCGTCCACACATCCAACATGCCCAGGAACAGCCCGAACCGGAAGACCTAACGGAGTCCTACTAGTCGGGTGAAGGGACTACAGAGCTGGAGCCCTGTGTGCCGCACCATTCGGTCAATGCTTTACGGGCCGCGTCGATGCGATGTTCAGGTGACTCGTCCGAGATGGCCCATGCGATATAGGCGTCTGGTCTGAC comes from Streptomyces sp. FXJ1.172 and encodes:
- a CDS encoding GlxA family transcriptional regulator; the protein is MKGRPSGRKPLLVTVLVFPGVRLLDVTGPIEVFTTANEFGGRYRVRTVSPDGADVVTAAGTGLRVDLAAAQVQAASDVVIIPGGPEWPSLIKDDALLEAIRALDAHGCRTASICTGAFLIAAAGLLDGRKATTHWRFADQLALRYPKVSVEADALFVRDGHIMTSAGVTSGIDLSLALVEEHLGADVARAVAKDMVVFMQRPGGQSQFSVRTHTPRVRQEMLRRVLDAVAEDPSAPHTLAAMARRAGVSTRHMTRLFHDEMSTTPARYVEQVRMEAAQAMLEDSDDPTATVARRTGFGSPESLRRAFTRNLGITPGAYRARFRTTHTAGHGKPA
- a CDS encoding DNA-3-methyladenine glycosylase, which encodes MPAALRRDRRPAPETLTLGLESPYPSTPRQLLRPWSNARRALGRRGRRIRRPGISTGGSGLTENLTVPGTGGADHEQLRAFDEPGAASAGRSVLREHFFDRPALEVAPELLGALVVSRSQRGVTAVRITEVEAYEGPDDPASHAFRGPNRTNRAEFGAPGTFYVYRTHAVHRCLNAVCGPGRRPASVLLRAGTVVEGPDVAQERRGPGVRARDLARGPANLARALGIADLRYDGQSACDGAAELFLAEPAGGVSSARVGRGPRTGVGGPAASYPWRFWMLGESSVSAYRAHPGSRQRRRAEG
- a CDS encoding DinB family protein, coding for MTQRTDTPPTWDERTQLATFLDYARDTARAKCEGVSAEDARKAPLPSSPLMTLCGLISHLRWVEYYWFQVMFLGEELAGPLTEATDDDPDPEMRTAVDIPLPQLLAEYEEQSARYRRLVSDHELNSTAKRPISDGRHVDLRWVILHLIEETSRHNGHLDVVRELVDGWTGA
- a CDS encoding reverse transcriptase/maturase family protein; translated protein: MQSAGTVLDVIRERGKRGLPLERIYRQLFNRDLYLLAYGRIYRNNGAMTPGVTGETVDGMSILKIDAIIERLRSESYRWTPVKRVYIEKKGDSKKKRPLGLPTWSDKLVAEVVRLLLEAYYDVQFSDRSHGFRSRRGCHTALQEVVKNWTGTRWFIEGDISDCFGSLDHEVMLTILREKIHDGRFVQLIRCMLRAGYLEDWQWNATLSGAPQGGVVSPVLSNIYLDRLDRFVEQELLPDYNRGRQRRHHPEYHRLDARMWRAVARGDKEAARELRLKRRSLPSLDPHDPGFRRLRYVRYADDWLLGFAGPKNEAEEIKSRIKEFLYADLKLSLSEPKTLITHASSQAARFLGYEVKAQRCDTKLTGPRRSANGIIGLFVPQELVRQRCAPYMRNGKPYQRGVLLHDSDFSIVAAYQAEYRGLVQYYLLAQDVSRLSRLRWVMESSMLKTLASKHRTSATRMARKFKAVVATPDGPRTCFEVRVSRGADKKPLVARFGGIPLKRQRMAEVTDKEPLPMTYFGRNELVKRLLADTCEMCGSAERVEVHHIRKLADLNKPGRPARPVWALIMASRRRNTLVVCQACHHEIHAGRAPSSTRRESLESGVLGN
- a CDS encoding IS701 family transposase, giving the protein MDAHEVNRVRALLALYVADVFASVPRKDQRAKGDCYLRGLMLDGRRKSIQAMASRLPDGDEQNLQQFVNQSTWDPVPVQRRICERMLPLITPTAWVIDDVSVPKDGRMSVAVAPQYCGALGKRANCQVAVSVHAATDIASCPLQWRLFLPKEWAFDTDRRAVTRVPPEVTHREKWRLALDMLDTLAGWGMRPPVVVADAAYGTNAHLRAGLADRGIDYVLAVRADVTAHPFQEQPVAPTRNGPIGCWPQPCYRHPAPSVAALAAGLAQEAFTTVTWRNGSRGELRSRFAAVRIRPAGKAVERPIRAAASAEQGWWDGVPPDCWLLVEWPEEAEAPTDYWLSNLPADTAIRDLVRLAKVRWRIEHDYREFKHGLGLDHFEGRSWPGWHHHVTLVTAAHAFLTEQRLAPKVPGPDSPSTRSSTLSRTS